A genomic region of Papaver somniferum cultivar HN1 chromosome 7, ASM357369v1, whole genome shotgun sequence contains the following coding sequences:
- the LOC113299522 gene encoding uncharacterized protein LOC113299522 isoform X2 — MKTATVSSGCFRAYSPAFLQYPNHIKPTISNSNMKSSKFNRIVKSEIEIRVCVNKACSKQGSRETLEILSGISPPNIIIKSCGCLGKCGSGPNLVVLPEGVLVSHVGTPMKTAQVLACFSTAKENDPQNNLKSLALRKKADAELDNKNYEQALVLLSQAYICQGDAFLEMEEFDAAEKSYSSALQTDPSIRRSKSFKARIAKLHEKLAAADLP, encoded by the exons ATGAAGACAGCAACTGTAAGCTCGGGTTGTTTCCGTGCGTACTCTCCTGCATTCCTTCAATATCCAAACCATATTAAACCAACAATATCAAATTCCAATATGAAATCATCAAAGTTTAATCGAATTGTAAAATcagaaattgaaattagggtttgtgtaaATAAAGCATGTAGCAAACAAGGATCAAGAGAAACCTTAGAAATTTTATCCGGTATTTCACCACCGAATataatcataaaatcatgtggTTGTTTAGGTAAATGTGGATCCGGTCCGAATCTCGTTGTTTTACCTGAAGGTGTTTTAGTTAGTCATGTTGGTACTCCCATGAAAACTGCTCAAGTACTTGCTTGTTTTAGTACTGCAAAGGAAAATGATCCTCAAAACAATCTTAAATCACTTGCTTTGAGAAAAAAAGCTGATGCTGAATTGGATAACAAGAATTACGAACAAGCTCTGGTTTTGCTTTCTCAG GCTTATATTTGCCAAGGTGATGCTTTTTTAGAGATGGAAGAATTTGATGCAGCTGAAAAGTCTTATTCATCTGCTTTACAGACTGACCCCTCCATTCGTCGATCAAAATCCTTCAag GCTCGGATTGCGAAACTTCATGAGAAACTTGCTGCTGCAGATTTGCCTTAA
- the LOC113299522 gene encoding uncharacterized protein LOC113299522 isoform X1 — MKTATVSSGCFRAYSPAFLQYPNHIKPTISNSNMKSSKFNRIVKSEIEIRVCVNKACSKQGSRETLEILSGISPPNIIIKSCGCLGKCGSGPNLVVLPEGVLVSHVGTPMKTAQVLACFSTAKENDPQNNLKSLALRKKADAELDNKNYEQALVLLSQAYICQGDAFLEMEEFDAAEKSYSSALQTDPSIRRSKSFKVFKYVYSLSSNLNSEGGFFLSTFQTL, encoded by the exons ATGAAGACAGCAACTGTAAGCTCGGGTTGTTTCCGTGCGTACTCTCCTGCATTCCTTCAATATCCAAACCATATTAAACCAACAATATCAAATTCCAATATGAAATCATCAAAGTTTAATCGAATTGTAAAATcagaaattgaaattagggtttgtgtaaATAAAGCATGTAGCAAACAAGGATCAAGAGAAACCTTAGAAATTTTATCCGGTATTTCACCACCGAATataatcataaaatcatgtggTTGTTTAGGTAAATGTGGATCCGGTCCGAATCTCGTTGTTTTACCTGAAGGTGTTTTAGTTAGTCATGTTGGTACTCCCATGAAAACTGCTCAAGTACTTGCTTGTTTTAGTACTGCAAAGGAAAATGATCCTCAAAACAATCTTAAATCACTTGCTTTGAGAAAAAAAGCTGATGCTGAATTGGATAACAAGAATTACGAACAAGCTCTGGTTTTGCTTTCTCAG GCTTATATTTGCCAAGGTGATGCTTTTTTAGAGATGGAAGAATTTGATGCAGCTGAAAAGTCTTATTCATCTGCTTTACAGACTGACCCCTCCATTCGTCGATCAAAATCCTTCAaggtttttaaatatgtttattcTCTTTCCAGTAATTTGAATTCGGAGGGTGGGTTTTTCTTATCCACTTTCCAAACTCTGTAA
- the LOC113299522 gene encoding uncharacterized protein LOC113299522 isoform X4 yields MKTATVSSGCFRAYSPAFLQYPNHIKPTISNSNMKSSKFNRIVKSEIEIRVCVNKACSKQGSRETLEILSGISPPNIIIKSCGCLGKCGSGPNLVVLPEGVLVSHVGTPMKTAQVLACFSTAKENDPQNNLKSLALRKKADAELDNKNYEQALVLLSQAAELKPFGGLHLIYKSSRLIFAKVMLF; encoded by the exons ATGAAGACAGCAACTGTAAGCTCGGGTTGTTTCCGTGCGTACTCTCCTGCATTCCTTCAATATCCAAACCATATTAAACCAACAATATCAAATTCCAATATGAAATCATCAAAGTTTAATCGAATTGTAAAATcagaaattgaaattagggtttgtgtaaATAAAGCATGTAGCAAACAAGGATCAAGAGAAACCTTAGAAATTTTATCCGGTATTTCACCACCGAATataatcataaaatcatgtggTTGTTTAGGTAAATGTGGATCCGGTCCGAATCTCGTTGTTTTACCTGAAGGTGTTTTAGTTAGTCATGTTGGTACTCCCATGAAAACTGCTCAAGTACTTGCTTGTTTTAGTACTGCAAAGGAAAATGATCCTCAAAACAATCTTAAATCACTTGCTTTGAGAAAAAAAGCTGATGCTGAATTGGATAACAAGAATTACGAACAAGCTCTGGTTTTGCTTTCTCAG GCAGCTGAGCTTAAACCTTTTGGCGGCTTGCATCTTATATATAAAAGCAG caGGCTTATATTTGCCAAGGTGATGCTTTTTTAG
- the LOC113299522 gene encoding uncharacterized protein LOC113299522 isoform X5: MKTATVSSGCFRAYSPAFLQYPNHIKPTISNSNMKSSKFNRIVKSEIEIRVCVNKACSKQGSRETLEILSGISPPNIIIKSCGCLGKCGSGPNLVVLPEGVLVSHVGTPMKTAQVLACFSTAKENDPQNNLKSLALRKKADAELDNKNYEQALVLLSQAAELKPFGGLHLIYKSRLIFAKVMLF, translated from the exons ATGAAGACAGCAACTGTAAGCTCGGGTTGTTTCCGTGCGTACTCTCCTGCATTCCTTCAATATCCAAACCATATTAAACCAACAATATCAAATTCCAATATGAAATCATCAAAGTTTAATCGAATTGTAAAATcagaaattgaaattagggtttgtgtaaATAAAGCATGTAGCAAACAAGGATCAAGAGAAACCTTAGAAATTTTATCCGGTATTTCACCACCGAATataatcataaaatcatgtggTTGTTTAGGTAAATGTGGATCCGGTCCGAATCTCGTTGTTTTACCTGAAGGTGTTTTAGTTAGTCATGTTGGTACTCCCATGAAAACTGCTCAAGTACTTGCTTGTTTTAGTACTGCAAAGGAAAATGATCCTCAAAACAATCTTAAATCACTTGCTTTGAGAAAAAAAGCTGATGCTGAATTGGATAACAAGAATTACGAACAAGCTCTGGTTTTGCTTTCTCAG GCAGCTGAGCTTAAACCTTTTGGCGGCTTGCATCTTATATATAAAAGCAG GCTTATATTTGCCAAGGTGATGCTTTTTTAG
- the LOC113299522 gene encoding uncharacterized protein LOC113299522 isoform X3, whose amino-acid sequence MKTATVSSGCFRAYSPAFLQYPNHIKPTISNSNMKSSKFNRIVKSEIEIRVCVNKACSKQGSRETLEILSGISPPNIIIKSCGCLGKCGSGPNLVVLPEGVLVSHVGTPMKTAQVLACFSTAKENDPQNNLKSLALRKKADAELDNKNYEQALVLLSQAAELKPFGGLHLIYKSRFVKLCRVELLPWIFSRQ is encoded by the exons ATGAAGACAGCAACTGTAAGCTCGGGTTGTTTCCGTGCGTACTCTCCTGCATTCCTTCAATATCCAAACCATATTAAACCAACAATATCAAATTCCAATATGAAATCATCAAAGTTTAATCGAATTGTAAAATcagaaattgaaattagggtttgtgtaaATAAAGCATGTAGCAAACAAGGATCAAGAGAAACCTTAGAAATTTTATCCGGTATTTCACCACCGAATataatcataaaatcatgtggTTGTTTAGGTAAATGTGGATCCGGTCCGAATCTCGTTGTTTTACCTGAAGGTGTTTTAGTTAGTCATGTTGGTACTCCCATGAAAACTGCTCAAGTACTTGCTTGTTTTAGTACTGCAAAGGAAAATGATCCTCAAAACAATCTTAAATCACTTGCTTTGAGAAAAAAAGCTGATGCTGAATTGGATAACAAGAATTACGAACAAGCTCTGGTTTTGCTTTCTCAG GCAGCTGAGCTTAAACCTTTTGGCGGCTTGCATCTTATATATAAAAGCAGGTTTGTAAAACTCTGCCGAGTTGAACTTCTTCCATGGATATTTTCGCGACAGTGA